One genomic segment of Pempheris klunzingeri isolate RE-2024b chromosome 21, fPemKlu1.hap1, whole genome shotgun sequence includes these proteins:
- the LOC139220922 gene encoding NLR family CARD domain-containing protein 3-like isoform X11, translating to MSVCVEEEEDRAESAVSSCLSLKSDRSKGDPPDFSNEPGPSDTKKRKRSCAVCQDVLKDPVGSSCGHWFCRQCITSYWDQCASSGGSSCPQCADRCRATPGLQTVSQSSCEQMNGGLQEVLDEHKISLRRRCERVTEGSDEAGSDEAGSGTLLNRIYTELFITEGQSEEVNTQHEVRQLETTSKKKTLHDAPIKCQDIFKALPHQQTPIRVALTNGVAGVGKTFSVQKFTLDWAEGLENQDVSLVVLLSFRELNLIRDEQLSLLRLLHVFHPTLQKVTAEKLAVCKLLFIFDGLDESRLSLDFNNEEVVSDVTQKSSVNVLLTNLIKGNLLPAALVWITSRPAAANQIPPACVDRVTEVRGFTDAQKEEYFRRRVSDEELSSRIISHVKASRSLHIMCLIPVFCWITATVLEHMLTTDQRGELPKTLTDLYSHFLLVQTKRKKQKYEGGHETSPQELMEADGDVLLKLGRLAFEQLQKGSIMFYQEDLEQVGLDATEASVYSGVCTEIFKRESVIFQKTVYCFVHLSVQEFLAAVYMFHCYTNRNTEVLKDFLEDRDDDDDDDDDDDDDEDEEDEYEDDDEEDEYEDDENDEDDDDIDDECYSSLDVFLSGAMERSLQSKNGHLDLFVRFLHGLSLESNQRLLGGLLGRTDNSPEVIQRAINNLKEKKTSTSPDRSINIFHCLTEMNDHSVNQEIQEFLKSENRSEKKLSQIHCSALAYMLQMSEEVLEEFDLEKYNTSEEGRRRLIPAVRNCRKVRLSGCSLSESHYEIVASALKSSPSHLRELELSLNQHEESGVKQLSAGLESPNCGLETLRLDAWGVSWAPLASALKSNPSHLRELQLRGGDLQDSGVKLLCGFLESPDCRLETLRLMCCSLSEVSCAPLVSALKSNPSHLRKLELSHNKLQDSGVKLLCGFLESPDCRLETLRLWDCSLSEVSCAHLVSALKSNPSHLRDLELSENKLQDSGVKLLCGFLESPDCRLETLRLKDCSLSEVSCAPLVSALKSNPSHLRDLELSGNKLQDSGVKLLCGFLESPDCRLETLRLRCCSLSEVSCAPLVSALKSNPSHLRDLELSHNKLQDSGVKLLCGFLESPDCRLETLRY from the exons atgagtgtgtgtgtggaggaagaggaggacagagcagagtctgcagtgtccagctgtctgtctctgaagagtGACCGGTCCAAAGGGGACCCTCCAGACTTCAGTAATGAACCTGGAccctcagacacaaa aaagaggaagaggagctgcgcTGTGTGTCAGGACGTCCTGAAGGATCCAGTCGGTAGCAGCTGTGGACACTGGTTCTGCAGACAGTGCATCACCTCATACTGGGACCAGTGTGCTTCATCTGGAGGCTCTTCCTGTCCCCAGtgtgcagacagatgcagagcaACACCTGGactgcagacagtcagtcagagcagctgtgaacAAA tGAATGGTGGTCTGCAGGAGGTTCTAGATGAACATAAGATcagcctgaggaggagatgtgaaCGTGTGACTGAaggaagtgatgaagcaggaagtgatgaagcaggaagtggaacCCTCCTCAACAGGATCTACACTGAGCTCTTCATCACAGAGGGGCAGAGCGAAGAGGTTAATACCCAACATGAGGTGAGGCAGCTGGAGACAACTTCCAAGAAGAAGACCCTCCATGACGCTCCAATCAAGTGCCAGGACATCTTTAAAGCCttacctcaccaacagacaccCATTAGAGTCGCTCTGACGAACGGCGTCGCCGGCGTTGGAAAAACCTTCTCAGtgcagaagttcactctggactgggcgGAGGGTTTGGAAAACCAAGATGTCAGTCTGGTGGTTCTGCTTTCGTTCAGGGAGCTGAACCTGATCAGAGACGAGCAGCTCAGTCTTCTCaggctgctccatgttttccatcCAACGTTACAGAAGGTCACCGCAGAGAAGCTCGCCGTCTGTAAACTGTTGTTCATCTTTGACGGCCTGGATGAAAGCAGACTGTCACTGGATTTCAACAACGAGGAGGTCGTTTCTGACGTCACCCAGAAGTCGTCAGTCAacgtgctgctgacaaacctcatcaagGGGAATCTGCTTCCAGCGGCTCTCGTCTGGATCACTTcccgacctgcagcagccaatcagatccctccTGCATGTGTTGACAGGGTAACAGAGGTACGAGGCTTCACTGACGcccagaaggaggagtacttcaggaggagagtcagtgatgaagagcTGTCCAGCAGGATCATCTCACACGTCAAGGCCTCCAggagcctccacatcatgtgtcTGATCccagtcttctgctggatcactgccaCAGTTCTGGAGCACATGTTGACTacagaccagagaggagagctgcccaagaccctgactgacctgtactcacacttcctgctggttcagacaaagaggaagaagcagaagtaCGAGGGGGGACACGAGACGAGTccacaggagctgatggaggctgaCGGGGACGTTCTCCTGAAGCTGGGGAGGCTGGCGTTtgaacagctgcagaaaggAAGCATCATGTTCTACCAGGAAGACCTGGAGCAGGTCGGTCTGGACGCCACAGAGGCCTCGGTGTACTCAGGAGTTTGTACCGAGATCttcaaaagagagagtgtgatctTCCAGAAAACGGTCTACTGCTTCGTTCACCTgagcgttcaggagtttctggctgcagtCTACATGTTCCACTGTTACACCAACAGGAACACAGAGGTGCTGAAGGACTTCCTGGAAGatagggatgatgatgatgatgatgatgatgatgatgatgatgatgaggatgaggaagatgagtatgaggatgatgatgaggaagatgagtatgaggatgatgagaatgatgaggatgatgatgacattgACGATGAGTGTTACTCATCCCTGGATGTCTTCCTGAGTGGAGCCATGGAGAGATCCCTTCAAAGCAAAAATGGCCACCTGGACCTGTTTGTCCGCTTCCTTCATGGCCTCTCTCTGGAGTCCAACCAGAGGCTCTTAGGAGGTCTGCTGGGTCGGACAGACAACAGTCCAGAAGTCATCCAGAGAGCCATCAACAACTtgaaggagaagaagaccaGCACCTCTCCTGACCGAAGCATCAACATCTTCCACTGTCTGACGGAGATGAACGACCACTCGGTAAATCAGGAGATCCAAGAGTTCCTGAAGTCAGAGAACAGATCAGAGAAGAAGCTCTCACAGATCCACTGCTCAGCTCTGGCCTACATGCTGCAGATGTCAGAGGAGGTTCTGGAGGAGTTTGACCTGGAGAAGTACAACACATCAGAGGAGGGACGACGGAGGCTGATTCCAGCTGTGAGGAACTGCAGAAAAGTTCG GCTGTCTGGCTGTTCTCTCTCAGAGAGTCACTATGAAATcgtggcctcagctctgaagtccagcccctcccatctgagagagctggagctgagtcTCAATCAGCATGAAGAGTCTGGAGtgaagcagctgtctgctggactaGAGAGTCCAAACTGTGGACTGGAGACTCTGCG CCTGGACGCCTGGGGGGTCAGCTGggctcctctggcctcagctctgaagtccaacccctcccatctgagagagctgcagctgaggggAGGcgacctgcaggattcaggagtgaagctgctgtgtggttttctggagagtccagactgcagactggagactctgag attgatgtgctgcagtctgtcagaggtcagctgtgctcctctggtctcagctctgaagtccaacccctcccatctgagaaaGCTGGAGCTGAGtcacaacaagctgcaggattcaggagtgaagctgctgtgtggttttctggagagtccagactgcagactggagactctgag attgtgggactgcagtctgtcagaggtcagctgtgctcatctggtctcagctctgaagtccaacccctcccatctgagagatctggagctgagtgagaacaagctgcaggattcaggagtgaagctgctgtgtggttttctggagagtccagactgcagactggagactctgag attgaaggactgcagtctgtcagaggtcagctgtgctcctctggtctcagctctgaagtccaacccctcccatctgagagatctggagctgagtggaaacaagctgcaggattcaggagtgaagctgctgtgtggttttctggagagtccagactgcagactggagactctgag attgaggtgctgcagtctgtcagaggtcagctgtgctcctctggtctcagctctgaagtccaacccctcccatctgagagatctggagctgagtcacaacaagctgcaggattcaggagtgaagctgctgtgtggttttctggagagtccagactgcagactggagactctgaggtactaa
- the LOC139220922 gene encoding NLR family CARD domain-containing protein 3-like isoform X16, translating to MSVCVEEEEDRAESAVSSCLSLKSDRSKGDPPDFSNEPGPSDTKVQSNRQRAESAVSSCLSLKSDRSKGEPPDFSNEPGPSDTTKRKRSCAVCQDVLKDPVGSSCGHWFCRQCITSYWDQCASSGGSSCPQCADRCRATPGLQTVSQSSCEQMNGGLQEVLDEHKISLRRRCERVTEGSDEAGSDEAGSGTLLNRIYTELFITEGQSEEVNTQHEVRQLETTSKKKTLHDAPIKCQDIFKALPHQQTPIRVALTNGVAGVGKTFSVQKFTLDWAEGLENQDVSLVVLLSFRELNLIRDEQLSLLRLLHVFHPTLQKVTAEKLAVCKLLFIFDGLDESRLSLDFNNEEVVSDVTQKSSVNVLLTNLIKGNLLPAALVWITSRPAAANQIPPACVDRVTEVRGFTDAQKEEYFRRRVSDEELSSRIISHVKASRSLHIMCLIPVFCWITATVLEHMLTTDQRGELPKTLTDLYSHFLLVQTKRKKQKYEGGHETSPQELMEADGDVLLKLGRLAFEQLQKGSIMFYQEDLEQVGLDATEASVYSGVCTEIFKRESVIFQKTVYCFVHLSVQEFLAAVYMFHCYTNRNTEVLKDFLEDRDDDDDDDDDDDDDEDEEDEYEDDDEEDEYEDDENDEDDDDIDDECYSSLDVFLSGAMERSLQSKNGHLDLFVRFLHGLSLESNQRLLGGLLGRTDNSPEVIQRAINNLKEKKTSTSPDRSINIFHCLTEMNDHSVNQEIQEFLKSENRSEKKLSQIHCSALAYMLQMSEEVLEEFDLEKYNTSEEGRRRLIPAVRNCRKVRLSGCSLSESHYEIVASALKSSPSHLRELELSLNQHEESGVKQLSAGLESPNCGLETLRLDAWGVSWAPLASALKSNPSHLRELQLRGGDLQDSGVKLLCGFLESPDCRLETLRLMCCSLSEVSCAPLVSALKSNPSHLRKLELSHNKLQDSGVKLLCGFLESPDCRLETLRLWDCSLSEVSCAHLVSALKSNPSHLRDLELSENKLQDSGVKLLCGFLESPDCRLETLRLRCCSLSEVSCAPLVSALKSNPSHLRDLELSHNKLQDSGVKLLCGFLESPDCRLETLRY from the exons atgagtgtgtgtgtggaggaagaggaggacagagcagagtctgcagtgtccagctgtctgtctctgaagagtGACCGGTCCAAAGGGGACCCTCCAGACTTCAGTAATGAACCTGGAccctcagacacaaa AGTTCAGTCcaacaggcagagagcagagtctgcagtgtccagctgtctgtctctgaagagtGACCGGTCCAAAGGTGAACCTCCAGACTTCAGTAATGAACCTGGACCCTCAGACACAAC aaagaggaagaggagctgcgcTGTGTGTCAGGACGTCCTGAAGGATCCAGTCGGTAGCAGCTGTGGACACTGGTTCTGCAGACAGTGCATCACCTCATACTGGGACCAGTGTGCTTCATCTGGAGGCTCTTCCTGTCCCCAGtgtgcagacagatgcagagcaACACCTGGactgcagacagtcagtcagagcagctgtgaacAAA tGAATGGTGGTCTGCAGGAGGTTCTAGATGAACATAAGATcagcctgaggaggagatgtgaaCGTGTGACTGAaggaagtgatgaagcaggaagtgatgaagcaggaagtggaacCCTCCTCAACAGGATCTACACTGAGCTCTTCATCACAGAGGGGCAGAGCGAAGAGGTTAATACCCAACATGAGGTGAGGCAGCTGGAGACAACTTCCAAGAAGAAGACCCTCCATGACGCTCCAATCAAGTGCCAGGACATCTTTAAAGCCttacctcaccaacagacaccCATTAGAGTCGCTCTGACGAACGGCGTCGCCGGCGTTGGAAAAACCTTCTCAGtgcagaagttcactctggactgggcgGAGGGTTTGGAAAACCAAGATGTCAGTCTGGTGGTTCTGCTTTCGTTCAGGGAGCTGAACCTGATCAGAGACGAGCAGCTCAGTCTTCTCaggctgctccatgttttccatcCAACGTTACAGAAGGTCACCGCAGAGAAGCTCGCCGTCTGTAAACTGTTGTTCATCTTTGACGGCCTGGATGAAAGCAGACTGTCACTGGATTTCAACAACGAGGAGGTCGTTTCTGACGTCACCCAGAAGTCGTCAGTCAacgtgctgctgacaaacctcatcaagGGGAATCTGCTTCCAGCGGCTCTCGTCTGGATCACTTcccgacctgcagcagccaatcagatccctccTGCATGTGTTGACAGGGTAACAGAGGTACGAGGCTTCACTGACGcccagaaggaggagtacttcaggaggagagtcagtgatgaagagcTGTCCAGCAGGATCATCTCACACGTCAAGGCCTCCAggagcctccacatcatgtgtcTGATCccagtcttctgctggatcactgccaCAGTTCTGGAGCACATGTTGACTacagaccagagaggagagctgcccaagaccctgactgacctgtactcacacttcctgctggttcagacaaagaggaagaagcagaagtaCGAGGGGGGACACGAGACGAGTccacaggagctgatggaggctgaCGGGGACGTTCTCCTGAAGCTGGGGAGGCTGGCGTTtgaacagctgcagaaaggAAGCATCATGTTCTACCAGGAAGACCTGGAGCAGGTCGGTCTGGACGCCACAGAGGCCTCGGTGTACTCAGGAGTTTGTACCGAGATCttcaaaagagagagtgtgatctTCCAGAAAACGGTCTACTGCTTCGTTCACCTgagcgttcaggagtttctggctgcagtCTACATGTTCCACTGTTACACCAACAGGAACACAGAGGTGCTGAAGGACTTCCTGGAAGatagggatgatgatgatgatgatgatgatgatgatgatgatgatgaggatgaggaagatgagtatgaggatgatgatgaggaagatgagtatgaggatgatgagaatgatgaggatgatgatgacattgACGATGAGTGTTACTCATCCCTGGATGTCTTCCTGAGTGGAGCCATGGAGAGATCCCTTCAAAGCAAAAATGGCCACCTGGACCTGTTTGTCCGCTTCCTTCATGGCCTCTCTCTGGAGTCCAACCAGAGGCTCTTAGGAGGTCTGCTGGGTCGGACAGACAACAGTCCAGAAGTCATCCAGAGAGCCATCAACAACTtgaaggagaagaagaccaGCACCTCTCCTGACCGAAGCATCAACATCTTCCACTGTCTGACGGAGATGAACGACCACTCGGTAAATCAGGAGATCCAAGAGTTCCTGAAGTCAGAGAACAGATCAGAGAAGAAGCTCTCACAGATCCACTGCTCAGCTCTGGCCTACATGCTGCAGATGTCAGAGGAGGTTCTGGAGGAGTTTGACCTGGAGAAGTACAACACATCAGAGGAGGGACGACGGAGGCTGATTCCAGCTGTGAGGAACTGCAGAAAAGTTCG GCTGTCTGGCTGTTCTCTCTCAGAGAGTCACTATGAAATcgtggcctcagctctgaagtccagcccctcccatctgagagagctggagctgagtcTCAATCAGCATGAAGAGTCTGGAGtgaagcagctgtctgctggactaGAGAGTCCAAACTGTGGACTGGAGACTCTGCG CCTGGACGCCTGGGGGGTCAGCTGggctcctctggcctcagctctgaagtccaacccctcccatctgagagagctgcagctgaggggAGGcgacctgcaggattcaggagtgaagctgctgtgtggttttctggagagtccagactgcagactggagactctgag attgatgtgctgcagtctgtcagaggtcagctgtgctcctctggtctcagctctgaagtccaacccctcccatctgagaaaGCTGGAGCTGAGtcacaacaagctgcaggattcaggagtgaagctgctgtgtggttttctggagagtccagactgcagactggagactctgag attgtgggactgcagtctgtcagaggtcagctgtgctcatctggtctcagctctgaagtccaacccctcccatctgagagatctggagctgagtgagaacaagctgcaggattcaggagtgaagctgctgtgtggttttctggagagtccagactgcagactggagactctgag attgaggtgctgcagtctgtcagaggtcagctgtgctcctctggtctcagctctgaagtccaacccctcccatctgagagatctggagctgagtcacaacaagctgcaggattcaggagtgaagctgctgtgtggttttctggagagtccagactgcagactggagactctgaggtactaa
- the LOC139220922 gene encoding NLR family CARD domain-containing protein 3-like isoform X12 produces the protein MSVCVEEEEDRAESAVSSCLSLKSDRSKGDPPDFSNEPGPSDTKVQSNRQRAESAVSSCLSLKSDRSKGEPPDFSNEPGPSDTTKRKRSCAVCQDVLKDPVGSSCGHWFCRQCITSYWDQCASSGGSSCPQCADRCRATPGLQTVSQSSCEQMNGGLQEVLDEHKISLRRRCERVTEGSDEAGSDEAGSGTLLNRIYTELFITEGQSEEVNTQHEVRQLETTSKKKTLHDAPIKCQDIFKALPHQQTPIRVALTNGVAGVGKTFSVQKFTLDWAEGLENQDVSLVVLLSFRELNLIRDEQLSLLRLLHVFHPTLQKVTAEKLAVCKLLFIFDGLDESRLSLDFNNEEVVSDVTQKSSVNVLLTNLIKGNLLPAALVWITSRPAAANQIPPACVDRVTEVRGFTDAQKEEYFRRRVSDEELSSRIISHVKASRSLHIMCLIPVFCWITATVLEHMLTTDQRGELPKTLTDLYSHFLLVQTKRKKQKYEGGHETSPQELMEADGDVLLKLGRLAFEQLQKGSIMFYQEDLEQVGLDATEASVYSGVCTEIFKRESVIFQKTVYCFVHLSVQEFLAAVYMFHCYTNRNTEVLKDFLEDRDDDDDDDDDDDDDEDEEDEYEDDDEEDEYEDDENDEDDDDIDDECYSSLDVFLSGAMERSLQSKNGHLDLFVRFLHGLSLESNQRLLGGLLGRTDNSPEVIQRAINNLKEKKTSTSPDRSINIFHCLTEMNDHSVNQEIQEFLKSENRSEKKLSQIHCSALAYMLQMSEEVLEEFDLEKYNTSEEGRRRLIPAVRNCRKVRLSGCSLSESHYEIVASALKSSPSHLRELELSLNQHEESGVKQLSAGLESPNCGLETLRLDAWGVSWAPLASALKSNPSHLRELQLRGGDLQDSGVKLLCGFLESPDCRLETLRLMCCSLSEVSCAPLVSALKSNPSHLRKLELSHNKLQDSGVKLLCGFLESPDCRLETLRLWDCSLSEVSCAHLVSALKSNPSHLRDLELSENKLQDSGVKLLCGFLESPDCRLETLRLKDCSLSEVSCAPLVSALKSNPSHLRDLELSGNKLQDSGVKLLCGFLESPDCRLETLRLRCCSLSEVSCAPLVSALKSNPSHLRDLELSHNKLQDSGVKLLCGFLESPDCRLETLRY, from the exons atgagtgtgtgtgtggaggaagaggaggacagagcagagtctgcagtgtccagctgtctgtctctgaagagtGACCGGTCCAAAGGGGACCCTCCAGACTTCAGTAATGAACCTGGAccctcagacacaaa AGTTCAGTCcaacaggcagagagcagagtctgcagtgtccagctgtctgtctctgaagagtGACCGGTCCAAAGGTGAACCTCCAGACTTCAGTAATGAACCTGGACCCTCAGACACAAC aaagaggaagaggagctgcgcTGTGTGTCAGGACGTCCTGAAGGATCCAGTCGGTAGCAGCTGTGGACACTGGTTCTGCAGACAGTGCATCACCTCATACTGGGACCAGTGTGCTTCATCTGGAGGCTCTTCCTGTCCCCAGtgtgcagacagatgcagagcaACACCTGGactgcagacagtcagtcagagcagctgtgaacAAA tGAATGGTGGTCTGCAGGAGGTTCTAGATGAACATAAGATcagcctgaggaggagatgtgaaCGTGTGACTGAaggaagtgatgaagcaggaagtgatgaagcaggaagtggaacCCTCCTCAACAGGATCTACACTGAGCTCTTCATCACAGAGGGGCAGAGCGAAGAGGTTAATACCCAACATGAGGTGAGGCAGCTGGAGACAACTTCCAAGAAGAAGACCCTCCATGACGCTCCAATCAAGTGCCAGGACATCTTTAAAGCCttacctcaccaacagacaccCATTAGAGTCGCTCTGACGAACGGCGTCGCCGGCGTTGGAAAAACCTTCTCAGtgcagaagttcactctggactgggcgGAGGGTTTGGAAAACCAAGATGTCAGTCTGGTGGTTCTGCTTTCGTTCAGGGAGCTGAACCTGATCAGAGACGAGCAGCTCAGTCTTCTCaggctgctccatgttttccatcCAACGTTACAGAAGGTCACCGCAGAGAAGCTCGCCGTCTGTAAACTGTTGTTCATCTTTGACGGCCTGGATGAAAGCAGACTGTCACTGGATTTCAACAACGAGGAGGTCGTTTCTGACGTCACCCAGAAGTCGTCAGTCAacgtgctgctgacaaacctcatcaagGGGAATCTGCTTCCAGCGGCTCTCGTCTGGATCACTTcccgacctgcagcagccaatcagatccctccTGCATGTGTTGACAGGGTAACAGAGGTACGAGGCTTCACTGACGcccagaaggaggagtacttcaggaggagagtcagtgatgaagagcTGTCCAGCAGGATCATCTCACACGTCAAGGCCTCCAggagcctccacatcatgtgtcTGATCccagtcttctgctggatcactgccaCAGTTCTGGAGCACATGTTGACTacagaccagagaggagagctgcccaagaccctgactgacctgtactcacacttcctgctggttcagacaaagaggaagaagcagaagtaCGAGGGGGGACACGAGACGAGTccacaggagctgatggaggctgaCGGGGACGTTCTCCTGAAGCTGGGGAGGCTGGCGTTtgaacagctgcagaaaggAAGCATCATGTTCTACCAGGAAGACCTGGAGCAGGTCGGTCTGGACGCCACAGAGGCCTCGGTGTACTCAGGAGTTTGTACCGAGATCttcaaaagagagagtgtgatctTCCAGAAAACGGTCTACTGCTTCGTTCACCTgagcgttcaggagtttctggctgcagtCTACATGTTCCACTGTTACACCAACAGGAACACAGAGGTGCTGAAGGACTTCCTGGAAGatagggatgatgatgatgatgatgatgatgatgatgatgatgatgaggatgaggaagatgagtatgaggatgatgatgaggaagatgagtatgaggatgatgagaatgatgaggatgatgatgacattgACGATGAGTGTTACTCATCCCTGGATGTCTTCCTGAGTGGAGCCATGGAGAGATCCCTTCAAAGCAAAAATGGCCACCTGGACCTGTTTGTCCGCTTCCTTCATGGCCTCTCTCTGGAGTCCAACCAGAGGCTCTTAGGAGGTCTGCTGGGTCGGACAGACAACAGTCCAGAAGTCATCCAGAGAGCCATCAACAACTtgaaggagaagaagaccaGCACCTCTCCTGACCGAAGCATCAACATCTTCCACTGTCTGACGGAGATGAACGACCACTCGGTAAATCAGGAGATCCAAGAGTTCCTGAAGTCAGAGAACAGATCAGAGAAGAAGCTCTCACAGATCCACTGCTCAGCTCTGGCCTACATGCTGCAGATGTCAGAGGAGGTTCTGGAGGAGTTTGACCTGGAGAAGTACAACACATCAGAGGAGGGACGACGGAGGCTGATTCCAGCTGTGAGGAACTGCAGAAAAGTTCG GCTGTCTGGCTGTTCTCTCTCAGAGAGTCACTATGAAATcgtggcctcagctctgaagtccagcccctcccatctgagagagctggagctgagtcTCAATCAGCATGAAGAGTCTGGAGtgaagcagctgtctgctggactaGAGAGTCCAAACTGTGGACTGGAGACTCTGCG CCTGGACGCCTGGGGGGTCAGCTGggctcctctggcctcagctctgaagtccaacccctcccatctgagagagctgcagctgaggggAGGcgacctgcaggattcaggagtgaagctgctgtgtggttttctggagagtccagactgcagactggagactctgag attgatgtgctgcagtctgtcagaggtcagctgtgctcctctggtctcagctctgaagtccaacccctcccatctgagaaaGCTGGAGCTGAGtcacaacaagctgcaggattcaggagtgaagctgctgtgtggttttctggagagtccagactgcagactggagactctgag attgtgggactgcagtctgtcagaggtcagctgtgctcatctggtctcagctctgaagtccaacccctcccatctgagagatctggagctgagtgagaacaagctgcaggattcaggagtgaagctgctgtgtggttttctggagagtccagactgcagactggagactctgag attgaaggactgcagtctgtcagaggtcagctgtgctcctctggtctcagctctgaagtccaacccctcccatctgagagatctggagctgagtggaaacaagctgcaggattcaggagtgaagctgctgtgtggttttctggagagtccagactgcagactggagactctgag attgaggtgctgcagtctgtcagaggtcagctgtgctcctctggtctcagctctgaagtccaacccctcccatctgagagatctggagctgagtcacaacaagctgcaggattcaggagtgaagctgctgtgtggttttctggagagtccagactgcagactggagactctgaggtactaa